A region from the Nonlabens sp. YIK11 genome encodes:
- a CDS encoding 1-aminocyclopropane-1-carboxylate deaminase/D-cysteine desulfhydrase codes for MILPFYLWYLVEYLIGRLTMNHDQAYRNIIFEREAYAMENDLNYLSKRSRWSFLDFYGKSNQQELFKCARSKIQSFASFPEQQITIDIKREDLLHPTVSGNKLRKLKYNLQDAIDHGFDQIITYGGAYSNHIAATAAACHILGIKSIGVIRGEELGIDLEKTLSQNETLKTAASNGMKLVFVTREEYKKKDSVLFEEKLRAMYGTSYFIPEGGTNDLAVKGTAEILTSREKQHYQFVCVAAGTGGTAAGIINSTADHQHVLVFSALQGDFLKKEIEKYTDNKNFTLIPEDAFGGYAKSTDSLIDYLNVRFRESEIPLDPIYTGKMMYRIEQMVASGFFSDKTRILAIHTGGLQGIPGFNRRLRKKGRLQLQYEDYI; via the coding sequence TTGATTTTACCCTTTTACCTTTGGTATCTTGTAGAGTACCTCATCGGTCGTTTGACAATGAATCACGATCAGGCCTACCGCAATATCATCTTTGAACGCGAGGCCTATGCCATGGAAAATGACCTGAACTATTTATCTAAAAGGTCTAGGTGGAGCTTTTTAGACTTCTACGGTAAGTCTAACCAGCAAGAACTCTTTAAATGCGCCCGATCCAAAATCCAATCGTTCGCTTCATTTCCTGAACAACAGATCACTATTGATATCAAAAGAGAAGACCTGTTGCACCCAACAGTTTCAGGCAACAAGTTGCGTAAATTGAAATACAATTTGCAGGATGCTATAGACCACGGCTTTGACCAAATCATTACTTACGGTGGCGCTTATTCCAATCATATCGCTGCGACCGCAGCCGCGTGTCATATTTTAGGAATCAAATCCATAGGTGTTATTAGAGGTGAAGAGTTGGGGATTGATCTAGAAAAAACATTGTCACAAAACGAAACATTAAAAACAGCAGCCAGTAACGGCATGAAACTGGTTTTTGTCACAAGAGAAGAGTACAAAAAAAAGGATTCGGTACTTTTTGAGGAAAAACTAAGGGCGATGTACGGAACCAGTTATTTTATTCCAGAAGGTGGTACGAATGATCTAGCGGTCAAAGGAACGGCAGAGATTTTGACATCCAGAGAAAAACAACATTATCAGTTTGTTTGCGTTGCAGCCGGTACTGGTGGTACGGCCGCGGGAATCATCAACAGTACTGCAGATCACCAGCACGTTCTCGTTTTTTCTGCGTTGCAAGGTGATTTTCTCAAGAAAGAAATTGAAAAATATACCGACAACAAGAATTTCACGTTAATTCCTGAAGATGCATTTGGTGGATATGCAAAGTCTACAGATTCCTTGATAGATTATTTGAATGTTCGCTTTCGCGAAAGCGAAATTCCACTCGATCCCATCTACACGGGTAAAATGATGTATCGTATAGAACAGATGGTGGCAAGCGGCTTTTTTAGCGACAAAACCCGTATTTTAGCCATCCATACAGGCGGTCTTCAGGGTATCCCTGGATTCAATCGCAGACTAAGGAAAAAAGGACGTCTACAACTACAGTATGAAGATTACATTTAA
- a CDS encoding glucosaminidase domain-containing protein yields the protein MKITFKTFLILFLASGLLVSCGSKNKVVTTKKRSRTTKTVKKSPDERSVVVKETDEKVTRTVTPSDKDDVSIYIDNFAADAMKEMQLYKIPASITLAQGILESGSGKGRLAVEANNHFGVKCHTGWTGNKIYHDDDEDQECFRKYKDASYSYRDHSLFLTERSRYRDLFKLDADDYKAWAKGLKDAGYATDRRYPDKLISLIERYRLDLYDAQVLGKAPKALSRTNNDSSQIKHTVVKGDTLYGLATKHNTTVERIKLINGLRDNSISLGSTLLIEPNTKN from the coding sequence ATGAAGATTACATTTAAGACTTTTCTCATTTTATTTCTAGCTTCGGGACTGCTGGTTTCCTGCGGTTCCAAGAACAAAGTGGTCACCACAAAGAAACGAAGCAGAACCACAAAAACGGTCAAGAAATCTCCAGATGAACGGTCTGTCGTGGTTAAGGAAACTGATGAGAAGGTCACCAGGACCGTCACGCCATCAGATAAGGATGATGTGAGTATCTACATCGACAATTTTGCTGCAGATGCCATGAAGGAAATGCAGCTGTATAAAATCCCGGCAAGTATCACTCTCGCTCAAGGGATTCTGGAAAGTGGATCTGGAAAGGGCCGCTTGGCCGTTGAGGCGAACAACCATTTTGGTGTTAAATGCCATACGGGTTGGACCGGTAATAAAATCTATCACGATGACGATGAAGACCAAGAGTGTTTTAGAAAATACAAGGACGCTTCTTATTCTTACAGGGATCACAGCCTTTTCCTGACTGAAAGATCTAGGTATCGTGATTTATTCAAATTGGATGCTGACGATTATAAAGCCTGGGCAAAAGGTCTAAAAGATGCCGGTTATGCTACAGATAGAAGGTATCCAGATAAATTGATAAGCCTCATAGAGCGCTATCGACTCGATCTGTACGATGCGCAGGTACTGGGCAAAGCACCTAAAGCCTTATCAAGAACAAACAACGATAGTTCTCAAATCAAACATACGGTTGTGAAAGGTGATACCTTGTACGGCCTTGCGACAAAACATAATACTACCGTAGAGCGTATCAAGCTTATCAACGGTTTAAGGGACAATTCCATTAGTCTAGGCTCGACACTTTTGATTGAGCCCAATACAAAAAATTAA
- the hemL gene encoding glutamate-1-semialdehyde 2,1-aminomutase, whose protein sequence is MSFTYKRSSSLFNEAQKYIPGGVNSPVRAFNAVGGDPVYVKSAKGAYLHTEDGHQLIDYIASWGPMILGHAFEPVVDAVIEATKKGTSYGMPTELETQIAKLVVSMAPNVDQVRMVNSGTEACMSAVRLARGFTGRDKIIKFAGCYHGHSDSFLIQAGSGAVTFGSPNSPGVTKGTAQDTLLAAYNNLDQVAEIFEKNKDQIACVIIEPIAGNMGCIVPQEGFLEGIRELCDANGALFVFDEVMTGFRLARGGAQETTGVKADIITYGKVIGGGLPVGAFAARQEIMNHLAPLGPVYQAGTLSGNPLAMSAGLAMLEHLNDNPDVFVNLAQKTEHLHKGIESVLSTKGIDYQINRYGSMMSVHFTDQPVIDFESAATGNNEWFKKFFHGLLDRGIYLPPSAFESYFLNDALSYEDLDSTVTAVEEVVSKW, encoded by the coding sequence ATGTCATTTACTTACAAAAGAAGTAGCTCTCTATTTAATGAGGCTCAAAAATATATTCCTGGTGGTGTAAATTCTCCAGTTCGAGCATTTAACGCTGTAGGCGGTGATCCCGTTTATGTCAAAAGCGCCAAAGGCGCCTATTTGCATACAGAAGATGGTCATCAACTTATTGATTACATCGCTTCATGGGGTCCCATGATTTTAGGTCATGCCTTTGAACCAGTTGTAGATGCTGTGATTGAAGCTACAAAAAAGGGAACGTCTTATGGAATGCCAACAGAACTGGAAACTCAAATTGCAAAATTGGTAGTTTCCATGGCGCCTAATGTAGATCAGGTAAGAATGGTCAATAGCGGTACTGAAGCTTGTATGAGCGCCGTGCGACTCGCTCGCGGGTTCACAGGTCGTGATAAGATCATCAAATTTGCGGGCTGTTACCATGGTCACAGCGATTCCTTTTTGATCCAAGCAGGTAGTGGTGCGGTCACCTTTGGTAGTCCCAACAGTCCTGGAGTGACTAAAGGAACGGCTCAAGACACCTTACTTGCTGCTTACAACAACCTAGATCAAGTTGCGGAAATTTTTGAAAAAAACAAAGATCAGATCGCCTGTGTCATCATTGAGCCTATAGCTGGCAACATGGGTTGTATCGTACCTCAAGAAGGATTTCTGGAAGGAATACGAGAACTGTGTGATGCTAACGGTGCATTATTTGTTTTTGATGAGGTGATGACAGGTTTTAGACTAGCTCGCGGTGGTGCCCAAGAGACCACTGGCGTCAAAGCAGATATTATCACTTATGGTAAGGTTATAGGTGGTGGTTTGCCGGTAGGTGCTTTTGCCGCAAGACAGGAAATTATGAACCATCTGGCACCTTTGGGTCCTGTATATCAAGCAGGAACTTTGAGTGGTAATCCATTAGCGATGAGCGCAGGATTGGCCATGCTGGAGCATCTCAATGACAACCCAGATGTCTTTGTCAATCTCGCTCAAAAGACCGAACATCTACATAAAGGTATTGAGAGCGTGCTTTCAACAAAGGGAATCGATTACCAGATCAATAGGTACGGTAGCATGATGTCGGTTCACTTCACAGACCAGCCAGTAATTGATTTTGAATCGGCTGCCACGGGTAATAATGAGTGGTTCAAAAAATTCTTTCATGGCTTACTGGATCGTGGCATCTACTTGCCGCCTAGCGCCTTTGAAAGCTATTTCCTTAATGATGCGTTGAGTTATGAAGATCTTGACAGCACAGTGACTGCAGTAGAAGAGGTCGTTTCTAAGTGGTAG